A portion of the Granulosicoccus antarcticus IMCC3135 genome contains these proteins:
- a CDS encoding ABC transporter substrate-binding protein, whose product MKGSFKADKQTNAGGLLSQGLSAHDRQRRRLLKGATGIVAASTVFGVPTIWAQNIKDVTLRQFGTGVSNLNDVGTKVKEDLGFSLEMTALDSDSVAQRAATQPKSFDIADIEYWICKKVWPAGNLQPMDTSKIDNYDKIAGIFKSGKLTEESVIAQGTAPHTVGFVDGPDGKDFVAEESGWMTLIPTIYNADTLGIRPDLIDEEVSSWAQLLDPKYKGKASILDIASIGIMDAAMVCEAMGEIAYGDKGNMTRDEIDKTLAIMTEAKNNGQFRAFWKSFDESVNLMASGEVVIQSMWSPAISAVRAKGIPCVYQPLKEGYRSWGGGIGLSKNLSGLELDAAYEYINWYLSGWVGGYLMRQGYYSAVPETSKEFMSADEWGYWFEGKPAEGEIVNPQGVVMEQAGALRDGGSFEQRMGSVACWNSVMDENQHMLRKWNEFIAA is encoded by the coding sequence ATGAAAGGTAGTTTTAAAGCAGACAAGCAAACTAATGCAGGTGGTCTTTTAAGTCAGGGTTTATCGGCTCATGATCGCCAGCGGCGTCGACTGCTCAAGGGCGCAACGGGGATTGTGGCTGCATCCACAGTGTTTGGTGTTCCGACAATCTGGGCTCAGAATATCAAGGATGTGACTCTGCGCCAGTTCGGCACTGGCGTGTCCAATCTCAATGATGTGGGTACCAAGGTCAAGGAGGATCTGGGTTTTTCTCTGGAGATGACTGCACTGGATTCGGACTCGGTCGCTCAACGTGCGGCCACACAGCCCAAGTCATTTGATATTGCCGACATCGAGTACTGGATATGCAAGAAGGTTTGGCCTGCGGGCAATCTGCAGCCAATGGATACCAGCAAGATCGACAACTACGACAAGATTGCCGGCATTTTCAAGAGTGGCAAGTTGACTGAAGAGAGTGTCATTGCTCAGGGCACGGCACCTCATACCGTTGGCTTTGTGGATGGCCCGGACGGCAAGGATTTTGTAGCAGAAGAATCTGGCTGGATGACGCTTATTCCCACTATCTACAATGCCGATACGCTGGGCATTCGTCCTGATCTCATCGACGAGGAAGTCAGTTCCTGGGCACAGTTGCTTGATCCAAAATACAAGGGCAAGGCTTCCATTCTTGACATCGCATCCATCGGCATTATGGATGCAGCCATGGTGTGTGAGGCGATGGGAGAGATTGCCTATGGTGACAAGGGCAATATGACCCGCGATGAAATCGACAAGACCTTGGCGATCATGACTGAAGCGAAGAACAACGGGCAATTTCGTGCTTTCTGGAAAAGCTTTGACGAGAGTGTAAATCTGATGGCCTCTGGGGAAGTGGTCATCCAGTCCATGTGGTCGCCAGCCATCTCTGCGGTACGAGCCAAGGGCATTCCGTGTGTTTATCAACCACTGAAGGAAGGCTATCGTTCCTGGGGCGGTGGTATCGGCCTGTCGAAAAACCTCAGCGGGTTGGAACTGGATGCGGCCTACGAGTACATCAATTGGTATCTCTCCGGCTGGGTCGGTGGCTATCTGATGCGTCAAGGCTACTATTCCGCTGTTCCGGAAACGTCGAAGGAATTCATGAGTGCCGATGAGTGGGGCTACTGGTTCGAGGGCAAGCCTGCCGAAGGCGAGATCGTCAATCCACAGGGTGTGGTCATGGAGCAGGCGGGTGCGCTGCGTGATGGTGGATCTTTTGAGCAACGCATGGGCAGCGTTGCCTGTTGGAATTCTGTCATGGATGAAAACCAGCATATGCTCAGAAAGTGGAATGAATTCATCGCTGCCTGA